In Afipia sp. GAS231, a single window of DNA contains:
- a CDS encoding DJ-1/PfpI family protein, producing MSEKALSVGMIMFPGITQLDLTGPLEVLSSVPDWKVELVAHTLQPVVSGRGFKFSPTQTFDRAPQYDLLVVPGGPGVDVAILDEPLVSFVRKQAIGARYVFGICTGSLVLGAAGLLTGRRASTHWQAVDFLPSFGAIASHERMTVDGSLFTSGGVTAGIDMALEVVGIIAGADVAQGVQLLLEYDPAPPFNAGTPRTAPKDVVDKLRTASSGRYLDRAEAVRKAAAHLSQSAVA from the coding sequence ATGTCAGAAAAAGCCTTGAGCGTAGGTATGATCATGTTCCCGGGGATCACTCAGCTCGACCTCACTGGTCCCCTTGAGGTGCTCAGTTCGGTACCGGACTGGAAGGTTGAGCTAGTCGCTCACACGTTGCAGCCCGTAGTCTCGGGGCGCGGCTTCAAGTTTTCACCGACCCAGACATTCGATCGCGCGCCTCAGTACGACCTGTTGGTGGTCCCAGGCGGCCCGGGTGTAGACGTCGCGATTTTGGATGAACCGCTCGTTTCATTCGTGCGCAAACAGGCGATTGGCGCGCGCTACGTTTTTGGAATATGCACCGGATCTCTGGTCCTCGGCGCCGCCGGACTGCTCACCGGTCGCCGGGCGAGCACTCACTGGCAAGCGGTTGATTTCCTGCCTTCGTTCGGCGCCATCGCATCGCACGAGCGCATGACGGTCGACGGATCCCTCTTCACCTCGGGAGGCGTTACCGCCGGGATCGATATGGCATTGGAGGTCGTAGGGATAATCGCCGGCGCGGATGTCGCTCAGGGCGTGCAACTTCTCCTGGAATACGACCCGGCGCCACCATTCAACGCGGGCACTCCGCGAACCGCGCCCAAGGATGTCGTCGACAAGCTACGGACGGCCAGTTCGGGCCGTTACTTGGATCGAGCCGAAGCCGTTCGGAAAGCCGCTGCGCATCTTTCGCAAAGCGCGGTGGCCTGA